The window aatatatttatttgacttattatatcttttgttataataaaaatatataatgattttgtattataattaataaaagttatataatttaattgattaaaactattattataatatttattatgatattaaattcaaagatttatataattttataatatatgaaaaaaaatacatttagaTGGGGGCCGTCCTTggggggaaatttgatcaaataacctcaaagatgaggttatttgatctgatggtaatttattaattttattgcgctcgtggtaattttatttttttttggacgattttgtccttgtcgcgaaacgctaagtgacttagcgtttcgctaagtgaattaggtttagtataaatactctaatttttcatttctttcattttctttctctctcttcttttgttctctctttcacggcggcgACAGCGGCGACGGTGGCAACGGCGGCGACGAAGGCGACGGTGCTTATGCAGATACAGATTTGATTCATATTCAAACCTAGGTATTTAGGCGACGATGcttcttttcttcattttttcaaaccctaacttTAAACctattgttatataaaataacatgttcttatttggttcatattgatttatatttggtatttgattcatattggttcatatttgtggttcatattggttcatatacGTCGATGATaatatttgcagataatctcgGATCATATGAGTTTCGTTTCAGGGAAGTTTCTCCAAgaacttaccgtttcgctaagtgcttaccgtttcgctaagtgcttgccgtttcgctaagtgcttatcgtttcgctaagtgcttaccgtttcgctaagtgcttaccgtttcgctaagtgcttaccgtttcgctaaggacttttCGTTTGGTGAATTGTGATACACTATTTGATATTCAATTATGTTAAAACTACATACATAAACATGAGTTGTCttagctcagttggtagagTGTGTTTCTTTTAAGTATGTGGTCGTGGGTTCGATTCCCACAGAcgttgtttttatgtttttttttttttacttttgcataaATCAAATTCTCATTTGTAGAGAAATGGTTATGTTTATCCAAGGACTTATCGTTTCTCTAAGTGCTCAGCATTTCGCTAAGGTGAGACTGAGCTCAGGATTCCTAAAGGCTCCAGTTAAAGCCATAAACCCTTTGATGGTTGCAAAAGCCTCAGGTGGAAAGTTTACATGTTATgtatcatgtatgtatgtaatgtaagaaaataagaatataattgaaatttgtttgtttgattgattgtagTTTCGAGAGGGATTGGAAAGATCTGAACGTGATTGGGTTTGGGTTGATCGGATGGTTAGCACCTTCCAGTATTCCGGCGATCAACGACAACAGTTTGACCGGACTCTTCTTTTTCAGCATTGGGACTGAGCTTGCTCACTTCCCAACTGGCCCTGCTCTCACTTGGCACATGAGATTGTTCTTGGCATTGACTTTTGGACAAATTGGATTCAAGAGTAGGACCGAAGATtacttcaataaaataaattaattctaattaagaaaataataatatgtaaaaagtgAACTACTTTCTTTGGatatttgttaatgaatgtttaatttgcttttgtttcatttctttcaatactatttcatttatgcaaaagtaaaaaaaacaaacataaaaacacCATCTGTGGGAATCGAACCCACGACCACATACTTAAAAGAAACGCActctaccaactgagctaaGACAACTCATGTTTATGTATGTAGTTTTAACATAATTGAATATCAAATAGTGTATCACAATTCACCAAACGaaaagtccttagcgaaacggtaagcacttagcgaaacgataagcacttagcgaaacgataagcacttagcgaaacggtaagcacttagcgaaacggcaagcacttagcgaaacggtaagttcTTGGAGaaacttccctgaaacggaactcaTATAATCcgagattatctgcaaatattATCATCGACgtatatgaaccaatatgaaccacaaatatgaaccaatatgaatcaaatacaaaatataaaccaatatgaaccaaataagaacatgttattttatataacaataggtttaaggttagggtttgaaaaaatgaagaaaagaagCATCGTCGCCTAAACACCGCACCGTCGCCTAAATACCCAGGTTTGAATATGAATCAAATCTGTATCTGCATAAGCACCGTCGCCTTCGTCGCCGCCGTCGCCGTCGTcgccgccgtgaaagagagaacaaaagaagagagagaaagaaaatgaaagaaatgaaaaattagagtatttatactaaacctaatccacttagcgaaacgctaagtcacttagcgtttcgcgacaagggcaaaatcgttcaaaaaaacaaaatcaccacgagcgcaataaaattaataaattaccatcagatcaaataacctcatctttgaggttatttgatcaaattccccTCCTTGGGCAGTAGGCCTAGTAAAAACATAATAGTAAAAGTAAATTAagctatataattaaataagcaaattaatttcgaattaaataatttattaaattacttaCTAACTAGTAAGATTATCTGGTTATCTGGTGAGATGTACAcggttacaaataaaaataaaataattataataaaaaaaattataataattttaaaatatatatttaatgtttaaaagtctttataaattacaaataataaattaaaattaaaatagaatacTCTTCTtctacattttattatttaggtaaaataactaatattttcacatcaaatatttttttctcaattaatCTCTTATCTTGTGACCTTATACTTTAactttgttaaataaaaaatcgacctctcattccacatttatctacaacaataatcgacctctcatttCGGTTAAATCAATCATCTTTTCACTTTGATCATCAAGTTCCAACGAATCTTTTATCTCGTGACTCAtttcctcacatattttacaatatacaatttgacttttttatcttcattttgGATAACTAACCACACTCTAATCTAGGTCTGCAAATGAGTCGAGCCGAGTTCAAACctgctcgagctcgactcaatttaaatttattggctcgactcgaactcgaactcgagctcgaatgagtttataaattagagctcgaactcgactcgattatttacctacaagcttagctcgactcgaaaagtttgaacaaaaattaaattttcaaactcgaactcattctcaaaccaaatttattttcaaaattaaaatatcaaattttcatacatattcaacattaaaatataatagtaaaaaacattaaatcaccattactaatcaaaattataaaacacaaaatcccaaaattaaagtacaaaactatataaagtatttgaacatttaatatattaatcttaggGTGACAATTTAGGTAAGTTTTAGGTTGACAGGTTAACGAGTTGAAAGATTT is drawn from Impatiens glandulifera chromosome 3, dImpGla2.1, whole genome shotgun sequence and contains these coding sequences:
- the LOC124929733 gene encoding photosystem I subunit O-like, whose translation is MVMFIQGLIVSLSAQHFAKVRLSSGFLKAPVKAINPLMVAKASGGNFERDWKDLNVIGFGLIGWLAPSSIPAINDNSLTGLFFFSIGTELAHFPTGPALTWHMRLFLALTFGQIGFKSRTEDYFNKIN